One window of Parabacteroides sp. FAFU027 genomic DNA carries:
- a CDS encoding PH domain-containing protein, producing MGLFSALLGNAGAVSLEELNKHYSLLLCEEEEIELGFKLIRDTFIFTNKRLILVARQGITGSKTEYKSISYKSITRFSVETAGAFDLDAELKIWISSEQQPSITKQFDKSVNVYDVQKVLAHYVLK from the coding sequence ATGGGACTATTCTCAGCATTACTCGGCAACGCAGGAGCCGTAAGCCTGGAAGAACTTAACAAACACTACAGTCTGCTACTGTGTGAAGAAGAAGAAATTGAGCTTGGCTTTAAGCTAATCCGTGATACCTTCATCTTCACCAACAAGCGACTTATCCTTGTGGCCAGGCAAGGCATCACAGGCAGCAAAACAGAGTACAAATCCATTTCCTATAAAAGCATTACCCGTTTCAGCGTAGAGACAGCGGGGGCGTTTGACCTTGATGCCGAACTGAAGATCTGGATCTCCAGTGAACAACAGCCCAGTATCACCAAGCAATTTGATAAATCTGTCAATGTATATGATGTGCAGAAGGTACTGGCTCACTATGTATTAAAATAA
- a CDS encoding RDD family protein encodes MEPIANSQTIPSYLALHPVGFWKRVLNCLIDTICYCTIYFIAKDTLLETFFKTYPEDGVVGIRSSQLVNVLIMFFYYLIWEASCGRTAGKFITRSVVIDEDGNLPSFKTTLYRTLCRFIPFEPISVLIHERIGWHDMFPRTRVVDVNEYRAERQESAS; translated from the coding sequence ATGGAACCCATTGCAAATAGTCAAACAATCCCTTCTTATTTGGCGCTACATCCGGTAGGCTTCTGGAAAAGAGTCCTCAATTGCCTCATTGATACGATCTGTTACTGTACAATATATTTCATTGCAAAAGACACTTTACTTGAAACCTTCTTTAAAACTTATCCCGAAGATGGAGTCGTAGGTATTCGTTCATCCCAGCTTGTAAATGTACTCATCATGTTTTTCTACTATCTGATCTGGGAGGCATCGTGTGGCAGGACTGCAGGGAAATTCATTACCCGCTCAGTGGTCATTGACGAAGACGGCAATCTGCCCTCATTCAAGACCACCCTCTATAGAACCCTCTGCCGTTTTATCCCGTTTGAGCCTATTTCCGTGCTCATACACGAACGGATAGGCTGGCATGATATGTTTCCCCGTACCCGCGTGGTTGACGTCAATGAATACCGCGCAGAGAGGCAGGAATCTGCGTCTTGA
- a CDS encoding outer membrane beta-barrel protein: MKKLFVSLFAFIVMQSAANAQFTKGSTFLGGSFNFTSQKQGGNSSSSASSTSIYLTPELSYMLNNNTALGVGLSLSNNYQKSSSGTKYTTNIISPSLFIQNYYPLAQKLYLSLKSEVGFGWATSKTENSSYSSKDEYNVLGCSISPELDYFITSKVGMKANFNGFSFAHYYNDENYYSNKVQFDLNPSNWSFGFFVKL; the protein is encoded by the coding sequence ATGAAAAAGTTATTCGTATCGTTATTCGCATTCATCGTAATGCAAAGTGCAGCAAATGCCCAGTTTACCAAAGGCTCGACATTTCTGGGAGGAAGTTTCAATTTTACTTCGCAAAAGCAAGGAGGGAATTCATCATCTTCTGCATCTAGTACCAGCATATATCTAACTCCGGAATTAAGCTATATGCTAAACAACAATACCGCTTTAGGTGTCGGACTTAGTCTTTCTAATAATTATCAGAAATCATCGAGTGGTACCAAATACACGACAAACATTATATCTCCGTCATTATTTATCCAGAACTACTATCCGTTAGCTCAAAAGTTATATTTGTCCCTAAAATCAGAAGTGGGATTTGGATGGGCAACAAGTAAAACCGAAAATAGCTCATATAGTAGCAAAGACGAATATAATGTACTGGGATGCAGTATCTCACCTGAGTTAGACTATTTTATTACATCCAAAGTCGGAATGAAAGCGAATTTCAATGGATTTAGCTTCGCTCACTATTACAATGATGAAAACTATTATTCCAACAAGGTCCAGTTTGACCTAAATCCTTCTAACTGGAGTTTTGGGTTCTTCGTAAAACTGTAA
- a CDS encoding REP-associated tyrosine transposase: MSRKYKFRNPEAVYFVSFATVNWIDVFTRREYKDIVVDSLNYCIREKGLIVYAWVIMSNHVHLVIEGREVALENVLRDMKKHTANKILDAIKKNQQESRREWMLWMFERAGKKNPNNSKYQFWQQHNQPIELTRHAYGIDAAIDYVHENPVNAGFVSQAESYPYSSAVDFAGGKELVNIVPCW, from the coding sequence ATGAGCCGAAAGTATAAGTTTCGCAATCCTGAAGCAGTTTATTTTGTGAGTTTTGCCACAGTCAACTGGATTGATGTTTTTACCCGACGTGAATACAAAGATATAGTGGTAGATAGTCTGAATTACTGCATCAGGGAAAAAGGTCTGATAGTGTATGCCTGGGTAATCATGAGCAATCATGTTCATCTGGTTATTGAAGGACGAGAAGTTGCTTTGGAAAACGTATTGCGGGATATGAAAAAGCATACAGCCAATAAGATTTTGGATGCAATTAAAAAGAATCAGCAGGAAAGCCGAAGGGAATGGATGCTTTGGATGTTTGAGCGGGCAGGAAAAAAGAATCCAAACAATAGCAAATATCAGTTTTGGCAGCAACATAATCAACCGATCGAACTGACCAGACATGCTTATGGCATCGACGCTGCAATTGATTACGTGCATGAGAATCCGGTAAACGCTGGCTTTGTTTCGCAGGCTGAAAGTTATCCGTACAGTAGCGCTGTTGATTTTGCCGGAGGGAAGGAACTGGTCAATATTGTTCCTTGTTGGTGA
- a CDS encoding pentapeptide repeat-containing protein, which produces MTYKILLFIFCLFAFEMNALSQTSSGTEKVETDSLKTYQIQKLKQEIQKLKSENSISPGVQALPTYGGIVTALIAVLGTFFSFWKYLKEKHTENKIHLEAKFNSVINNLGSSSHSIQASAAVSLLTFLNPEYKEFHHQAYLILLANLKSELPDNVNALLVKTFEKAIRLKLEALHSKKSDDGGGYNIELDLTRANLYRIDLHGLNLENVDFAFSNLRSANLDGCNLKRAKGFKTDLSCARLSRTNMAEGRFDQANFENAQFHETNLVSAKLKNTNLKGAEFQQAQLQDAHLDGSDICGAKFEHANLNNAFLKEIKYNNTDLMSISKAKDASWEKANFDKGTFEKIKQLPLNKKRAESNCPD; this is translated from the coding sequence ATGACATACAAGATCTTATTGTTCATCTTTTGTCTCTTCGCTTTTGAGATGAACGCGTTATCACAAACCAGTTCTGGTACCGAAAAAGTTGAAACTGACAGTTTAAAAACTTATCAGATTCAGAAACTAAAACAGGAAATTCAGAAGCTAAAATCCGAGAATTCTATAAGCCCGGGTGTACAGGCCCTTCCCACATATGGCGGAATTGTAACAGCCTTGATTGCTGTATTGGGCACATTTTTCTCATTTTGGAAATACCTGAAAGAAAAGCATACCGAAAACAAAATCCATCTGGAAGCCAAGTTCAATTCGGTAATAAATAATTTAGGCTCATCAAGTCATTCAATACAGGCGAGTGCCGCCGTTTCCCTGTTGACTTTTTTGAACCCGGAGTACAAAGAGTTTCATCACCAGGCGTATTTGATCCTACTTGCCAATTTAAAATCAGAGCTTCCTGACAATGTCAATGCACTTCTGGTAAAAACTTTTGAAAAGGCAATCCGGCTTAAACTTGAAGCCTTACATTCGAAAAAATCTGACGATGGTGGCGGTTACAACATTGAGCTTGACTTAACAAGAGCTAATTTATACAGAATTGATCTTCATGGATTGAACCTTGAAAATGTTGATTTTGCATTCTCAAACCTTCGGAGCGCTAATCTGGACGGTTGCAATTTGAAGAGAGCCAAAGGTTTTAAGACTGACTTAAGTTGTGCCAGGCTTTCACGGACAAATATGGCCGAAGGGCGTTTCGATCAGGCGAATTTTGAAAATGCCCAATTTCATGAAACGAATCTTGTTTCAGCCAAACTCAAAAACACGAATTTAAAAGGAGCAGAATTTCAGCAGGCGCAACTACAAGATGCTCACCTGGATGGATCGGATATTTGTGGTGCTAAATTTGAACATGCAAATTTAAACAATGCCTTTCTAAAAGAAATAAAATACAACAATACTGACCTCATGAGCATATCAAAAGCAAAAGATGCTAGTTGGGAAAAAGCAAATTTCGATAAGGGAACCTTTGAAAAGATAAAACAGTTGCCATTAAATAAAAAGAGAGCTGAATCCAACTGCCCCGATTAA
- a CDS encoding carboxypeptidase-like regulatory domain-containing protein translates to MDTEQVALSKLPGCTENVAKFKNSFSQIEEANARSEFDGSGITQINQDNRDNLENDTISVVVKVKAYARYNKDYNLLNDIDYTATKLSKLSAVSLLNVSQSVYIRGTEVLPKATGFDLKQEDLDALDESYKAYKATYNQPTINRLDNNLSKNNLNALYKEADDTLEQIDIVIEIIRYTNPTLYERYKAARRIEPTGSRSYTLKGMVTDMSENSISGVLLTFLEVDENNTLVSSEPVITKSTADKGRFNVKTIEEGRYRVTATKIGYKAAEQIISINGDNPDLFFKLETV, encoded by the coding sequence ATGGATACAGAACAGGTAGCTTTATCAAAATTGCCGGGCTGCACTGAAAATGTGGCAAAATTTAAAAATAGCTTTTCTCAGATTGAAGAGGCAAATGCCCGTTCAGAGTTTGATGGATCAGGAATTACCCAAATTAATCAGGATAACCGGGATAATCTGGAGAATGACACTATATCTGTTGTTGTAAAGGTCAAAGCCTATGCCCGTTATAACAAGGATTACAACTTATTGAATGATATAGATTATACCGCAACCAAATTAAGCAAATTATCGGCTGTCTCACTACTTAATGTTTCCCAGTCAGTTTATATCCGGGGAACTGAGGTATTACCCAAAGCCACAGGATTTGATTTGAAACAGGAGGATCTGGATGCCTTAGATGAAAGTTACAAAGCTTATAAAGCAACTTATAACCAGCCAACAATTAATCGTCTGGATAACAACTTATCAAAGAATAACCTGAATGCTTTATATAAAGAAGCTGATGATACCCTTGAACAGATTGATATCGTAATCGAAATCATCCGTTATACCAATCCGACCCTGTATGAGCGTTATAAAGCCGCTCGCAGAATAGAACCTACAGGTTCTCGCTCATATACCCTCAAAGGGATGGTGACTGATATGTCAGAAAATTCTATCTCCGGAGTGCTGCTTACCTTCCTTGAGGTGGATGAAAACAACACGCTCGTCAGCAGCGAACCGGTCATCACCAAATCAACAGCCGACAAGGGTAGATTTAATGTCAAAACGATCGAAGAAGGGCGTTACCGCGTCACAGCGACCAAAATCGGCTACAAAGCCGCCGAGCAAATCATCAGCATCAATGGCGACAACCCCGATCTGTTTTTCAAACTCGAGACGGTGTGA
- a CDS encoding DUF4249 family protein has product MKIKHILIALLLPLLFASCEKSNIATADYNGVVVNAFLRAEDSISLKLNREFIIDSDDSTYEPVNNVAVKVTCDNIAHQLSFNGEGKYSSPLIVQAGKTYYLSFTYYNKQVTAQTTVPTKPEGFTGAVDSIHGVVKWTVVDTTYYAKYTWNNPSDLYHYLSIECLDGKTSPINLNNSVSVIRYLEPIKTTTYSLSDKSFSYYGLHRIVLFKIPDEYAKLYQHYSTNAESLTSPPTNVTNGLGIFTSYSTDTLYLKVYK; this is encoded by the coding sequence ATGAAGATAAAACATATATTGATTGCCCTGCTTTTGCCCTTGCTGTTTGCATCGTGCGAGAAAAGCAATATTGCGACAGCCGACTACAATGGGGTAGTGGTTAACGCTTTCCTGAGAGCAGAAGATTCTATTTCCCTGAAACTTAACCGTGAATTTATCATCGACTCCGATGATTCTACCTACGAGCCGGTAAATAACGTTGCCGTCAAGGTCACATGCGACAATATTGCCCATCAGTTGTCCTTTAACGGAGAAGGAAAGTACAGCTCTCCGCTAATCGTACAGGCGGGTAAGACCTACTATCTGTCATTTACTTACTATAATAAGCAAGTTACCGCACAGACCACCGTCCCCACTAAACCCGAAGGTTTTACCGGTGCGGTAGACAGTATTCATGGTGTTGTAAAATGGACGGTAGTCGATACCACCTATTATGCCAAATACACCTGGAATAATCCCAGTGACCTGTATCACTACCTTTCCATCGAGTGTCTGGATGGAAAAACCAGTCCCATCAATCTCAATAACAGTGTGTCAGTCATCCGCTACCTGGAGCCGATAAAGACTACCACTTATTCCCTTTCGGATAAAAGCTTTTCTTACTACGGACTCCACCGGATTGTATTGTTTAAGATTCCGGATGAATATGCCAAGCTTTATCAGCACTATTCAACCAATGCGGAGAGTCTGACTTCACCGCCCACGAATGTTACCAATGGATTGGGCATCTTTACCTCATACAGCACCGACACGCTTTATTTGAAGGTGTATAAATAA
- a CDS encoding TonB-dependent receptor: MKQTKILLLFLLITALQRIDAQVRLDKIEVNGWYIGTMDQVLEKISKEKGVVFKYDKVKAQKIKIDCPPFQRTLESFIKNMICNGNKLKYYISDDGVIYIIDQWEKLASNEVKKEVAYHGNAEKANFAFSGTVVDKESHESLPYVNVRVKNSKNVTTTNVDGYFTLLKVPTDTSTLVVSYIGYKPKEIHLTPNTPVHHAVFELEANTELLSEVVVMADKQDLLQTNEKVGMIKMTPLKMSILPSLGEKDIFRTFQLMPGISAANENSSGLYVRGGTPDQSLVLYDGIPIYNVQHLFGFFSAFNSNAIKDIQLYKGGFDAKYGGRLSSVVEITGKEGNQKKFGAMVDVSLMSANAYLEFPLGKNLTFLFAGRHSWQSPLYDLIYKQSTTSSSGSMAPPKHDGGGPGGGHAPNETNATSYFYDTNSKITWRPSSKDILSFSTYNGKDYLDNAFSPGGMGGPPPGKSSITSMSMTNTDNTQWGNTGISLKWSRNWSNRLYSNALISYSDYVNDRDRTNEGSYYTSSGTYVEFTKGYVEHNGIRDLSQKIDFEYKLSNKQLLSFGFDHTTNDVRYSYVQNDTLTVLSKKNRTNLTSGYLQDKITLLKNRLELNPGLRYTNYDVTGKNYFEPRFSGSYKVNNQLKLKGSLGRYYQFAKKVTREDVMQGDREFWMMADGTQMPVSSSNLAVAGFAYETKNYLFDVEAYYKKLKDISEYSIRFDQQGGGFGPDAETTTSLSDDINYETKFFTGTGYSKGIDFLLQKKYGNYTGWMGYTISETVNHFPDFGNYDFYASNDVTHEFKIVNTYKWHNWDFALNWIFASGKPYTRPEGVYEVTLPDGSTKEYFNATVKNGCRLPDYHRMDVAATYNFKLSQKYPCTVNFSIFNLYNRTNIWYKEFQIVNSEVVETNVNYLGILPNVNFSIKF, translated from the coding sequence ATGAAACAAACGAAAATTTTACTTTTATTTCTCCTGATTACAGCCTTACAGCGGATTGATGCCCAGGTCAGACTGGACAAGATCGAAGTCAATGGCTGGTATATAGGAACTATGGATCAGGTTTTAGAGAAAATATCCAAGGAAAAAGGTGTCGTATTCAAATACGATAAGGTGAAAGCGCAGAAGATTAAGATTGACTGCCCGCCGTTTCAGCGCACGCTGGAGAGTTTTATCAAGAACATGATCTGTAACGGCAATAAGCTCAAATACTATATATCTGATGACGGCGTGATCTACATCATTGACCAGTGGGAGAAACTGGCTTCGAATGAGGTGAAGAAGGAAGTTGCCTATCATGGCAATGCAGAAAAAGCCAACTTCGCCTTCTCCGGTACGGTGGTCGATAAGGAATCACACGAATCGCTTCCTTATGTAAATGTGCGTGTAAAAAACAGCAAGAACGTGACTACAACCAATGTGGACGGCTATTTTACCCTGCTGAAAGTGCCGACAGATACCTCTACTCTTGTTGTAAGCTACATTGGTTACAAGCCCAAAGAGATTCACCTGACCCCGAATACACCTGTGCATCATGCCGTATTTGAGTTGGAGGCCAATACCGAACTGCTGAGCGAAGTCGTGGTGATGGCAGATAAGCAGGACCTGTTACAGACCAACGAGAAGGTGGGGATGATCAAAATGACCCCACTGAAGATGAGCATCCTGCCCAGTTTGGGAGAAAAGGACATCTTCCGGACTTTCCAGTTGATGCCGGGGATCAGTGCGGCTAACGAAAACTCTTCCGGACTCTATGTGCGCGGTGGGACGCCTGACCAGTCATTGGTATTATACGATGGTATTCCCATTTACAACGTACAACACTTGTTTGGCTTCTTCAGTGCTTTTAACAGTAATGCCATCAAGGACATCCAGCTCTATAAAGGCGGATTTGATGCCAAATACGGTGGTCGCCTTTCAAGTGTGGTGGAAATCACAGGCAAAGAGGGTAACCAGAAGAAGTTTGGAGCAATGGTGGATGTTAGTCTGATGTCGGCAAATGCTTATCTGGAGTTTCCGTTGGGTAAAAACCTCACCTTCCTCTTTGCCGGTCGTCACAGCTGGCAAAGTCCGTTGTATGACCTGATCTACAAGCAATCAACCACATCAAGTAGCGGGTCGATGGCTCCTCCGAAACATGATGGAGGCGGACCTGGTGGTGGTCATGCACCCAATGAAACGAACGCAACCTCTTATTTCTACGATACAAACTCTAAGATTACCTGGCGTCCATCGTCGAAGGATATTCTCTCGTTCAGTACTTATAACGGAAAAGACTACCTGGATAATGCCTTTAGCCCGGGCGGAATGGGCGGGCCTCCTCCGGGAAAAAGCAGCATCACCAGCATGAGCATGACCAATACCGATAATACACAATGGGGTAACACCGGTATTTCCCTGAAATGGTCGCGTAACTGGAGCAACCGGCTCTACTCAAATGCTTTAATCAGTTATTCGGATTATGTGAATGATCGTGACCGGACCAACGAGGGTAGCTATTACACCAGCAGTGGTACTTATGTAGAGTTTACCAAAGGATATGTGGAGCATAACGGCATCAGGGACTTATCACAGAAAATTGATTTCGAATACAAGTTGTCCAACAAGCAATTACTATCATTCGGCTTTGATCACACGACCAACGATGTCCGCTACTCCTATGTGCAAAATGATACATTAACTGTGTTGAGCAAAAAGAACCGGACAAACCTGACCAGTGGTTACCTTCAGGATAAAATTACTTTGCTGAAAAATAGGCTGGAGCTGAATCCGGGTTTGCGTTATACAAACTACGATGTAACAGGTAAAAACTACTTTGAGCCGCGTTTCTCCGGATCGTATAAGGTAAATAACCAGTTGAAGTTGAAGGGATCTTTGGGTAGATATTACCAGTTTGCCAAAAAAGTAACCCGCGAAGATGTGATGCAGGGTGACCGTGAATTCTGGATGATGGCCGACGGTACACAAATGCCGGTCAGCTCATCGAATCTTGCTGTTGCCGGATTTGCATATGAAACAAAGAATTACCTCTTCGACGTGGAAGCCTATTACAAGAAGTTGAAAGATATTTCGGAATACTCCATCCGTTTTGACCAACAGGGGGGAGGCTTTGGTCCCGATGCGGAAACGACTACCAGTCTGAGCGATGATATCAACTATGAAACGAAGTTCTTTACCGGTACCGGCTATTCCAAAGGAATCGACTTCCTGCTTCAGAAAAAATATGGCAACTATACCGGCTGGATGGGATATACCATCAGTGAGACGGTCAACCATTTCCCTGACTTTGGCAATTATGACTTCTATGCCTCTAATGATGTGACGCACGAATTCAAAATCGTCAACACCTACAAGTGGCACAACTGGGACTTTGCCCTGAACTGGATCTTTGCATCCGGCAAGCCTTACACTCGTCCCGAAGGGGTCTATGAAGTGACATTGCCCGATGGATCTACCAAGGAGTATTTCAATGCGACAGTAAAAAACGGTTGCCGTCTGCCCGATTACCACCGCATGGATGTGGCTGCAACCTACAATTTCAAGTTATCGCAGAAATATCCCTGTACAGTCAACTTCTCCATCTTCAACCTCTATAACCGTACAAACATCTGGTACAAAGAGTTCCAGATCGTAAATAGCGAAGTGGTGGAGACGAATGTCAATTACCTTGGAATATTGCCGAATGTCAATTTCAGCATCAAGTTTTAA
- a CDS encoding outer membrane beta-barrel protein, with protein MKRIQLLLLLLISVAGTFAQQWQVKGSVFDGSSNLSLPGANLTFNSLKNDKKYIATTSSSGEFTVNLPGAGQYELQVSFIGYEKLVRTIKIERAVQNLGKMSLKASSITLKAVEAEGCATRAIQKNDTMEYNATAFKTLKGSTSEDLIAKMPGIIVSNGTVKVQGEEVKKVLVDGKPFFDNDVTAALRNIPSDIVSAIQVFDKKSEQAQFTGFDDGQSVKTLNIVTREDSRTGYFGKMTAAAGTEDRYQLGGSVNYFKGDRRITITGQSNNVNQQNFTQEDILGSIGSGSRNRGGGGPDGPPPGAGGPFGGGGSSDNNIGQLGGLSTVNALGFNYTDKIGTKVDVTGGYFFNASDNYATKDLTRTYFDETNGKRVYTQNSTSSTQTYNHRFNLKFDYAIDDKNSLTFVPRVSLQKTNTNSTLNASTTTDGVLSNQTSTTSVGNGDGYNMSGMLLYRHKFDKAGRTISLGLNCGLSDNDRTSLYTSTSPVLKQQIDNLSSGYNWGANVMYTEPLSKNMQLMTNYNINYSYSDADRKNYNYNGLTNIYQDLDTALSNVYNTNYLTQRFGTGIRFANKKVNTMVSLNYQRADLDGTQQFPTIGTTSKSFSSILPMAMADIKFNSRKALRLGLFSSSAAPSVSQLQDVIDNTNSLALTSGNSNLKEQISTMLNARYTYTSLTGQTFIAMVGISNKLNYIGDSTYVAGSDQTLKDGIVLSKGSQFTKPVNMDGYWSVNSMLTYGMPFDPLRSNLNLSTNLSYSRLPGIYNGARLNTNSYNVAPTMVMSSNISENLDFTFSYNASWTLSNSTKSNTSYLTQNAGFKIDWITWLGMTLGSQFNWQDYTGSTEPYYLWNASLGKKIFKNQRGEVKFQAYDLLHQNKAISHTIATAYAEDATTNILKPYFMLSFVYDLRVFNSKS; from the coding sequence ATGAAACGTATTCAACTATTATTGCTTTTATTAATCTCTGTCGCGGGTACATTTGCCCAACAATGGCAGGTGAAAGGCTCGGTATTCGACGGCTCCTCGAATCTCTCATTGCCGGGTGCCAATCTAACCTTTAATTCTCTTAAGAATGATAAGAAGTACATTGCTACAACCAGTTCTTCAGGGGAATTTACCGTAAACCTTCCAGGTGCAGGGCAATATGAACTCCAGGTTTCATTCATCGGTTACGAGAAGCTGGTAAGAACGATAAAAATAGAACGCGCGGTTCAGAATCTGGGGAAAATGTCGTTAAAAGCCAGTTCAATTACGCTCAAAGCCGTTGAAGCTGAAGGATGCGCAACCCGTGCGATACAGAAAAACGACACGATGGAATACAATGCCACCGCATTTAAAACGCTGAAAGGGAGCACTTCGGAAGACCTGATCGCTAAAATGCCCGGAATTATAGTAAGTAACGGTACAGTCAAAGTCCAGGGCGAAGAAGTGAAAAAGGTATTGGTCGATGGAAAGCCTTTCTTTGATAACGATGTAACGGCTGCATTACGGAATATTCCTTCGGATATTGTTTCAGCCATTCAGGTATTTGACAAAAAGAGCGAACAGGCACAGTTTACCGGTTTTGATGACGGTCAATCGGTGAAGACATTAAATATTGTGACTCGTGAAGATTCCCGAACCGGATATTTCGGGAAAATGACTGCAGCAGCCGGTACGGAAGACAGATATCAGTTGGGAGGTTCAGTAAATTACTTCAAAGGAGACCGTCGCATCACCATTACTGGTCAAAGCAACAATGTCAACCAGCAAAACTTTACACAGGAAGATATTCTTGGTTCAATTGGTAGCGGTAGCCGTAACCGAGGAGGTGGCGGCCCAGACGGACCTCCTCCGGGGGCAGGGGGACCTTTCGGTGGCGGTGGATCATCTGATAACAACATCGGACAGTTGGGCGGTCTATCTACTGTCAATGCGTTGGGATTCAACTATACGGATAAAATCGGCACTAAAGTAGATGTTACGGGTGGATATTTCTTCAATGCATCGGATAATTATGCGACAAAAGATCTGACCAGGACCTATTTTGACGAAACGAATGGCAAACGTGTTTATACGCAGAACAGCACATCCAGTACGCAGACCTACAATCATCGCTTCAATCTGAAGTTTGATTACGCGATAGATGATAAAAACTCGCTGACATTCGTACCCCGGGTGAGTCTGCAAAAAACAAATACGAACAGCACATTGAATGCATCAACTACGACTGATGGTGTTTTATCCAATCAAACATCGACAACTTCTGTGGGGAACGGTGATGGCTACAATATGAGCGGAATGTTGCTTTACCGTCATAAATTCGATAAAGCGGGACGTACTATTTCATTAGGGTTAAACTGTGGTCTCTCGGATAATGATCGGACTTCGCTTTACACTTCGACTTCTCCGGTGTTGAAACAGCAGATTGACAACCTCAGCTCCGGTTACAACTGGGGTGCAAACGTGATGTACACCGAACCATTGAGCAAGAATATGCAATTGATGACCAACTATAATATCAACTACAGTTACAGCGATGCAGACCGCAAAAATTATAATTACAATGGTCTGACCAATATTTACCAGGATTTGGATACAGCATTGTCAAACGTATATAACACCAATTACCTGACACAACGATTCGGAACAGGCATTCGCTTTGCAAATAAAAAAGTGAATACGATGGTTAGCCTGAATTATCAACGTGCTGATCTGGACGGAACTCAACAATTCCCAACTATTGGTACTACATCGAAGAGTTTCTCATCCATCTTACCGATGGCGATGGCAGACATCAAGTTTAACAGTCGGAAAGCGTTGCGTCTGGGACTGTTCTCTTCATCGGCTGCACCATCCGTATCCCAGTTGCAGGACGTGATTGACAATACCAACTCACTTGCTCTGACAAGTGGTAACTCAAACCTGAAAGAGCAGATCAGCACGATGCTGAATGCCCGATATACTTATACATCGCTTACGGGGCAAACCTTTATCGCGATGGTGGGTATATCAAACAAACTCAACTATATTGGAGACTCAACCTATGTGGCTGGTTCGGATCAGACATTGAAAGATGGAATTGTTCTTTCAAAAGGTAGTCAGTTTACCAAACCGGTCAATATGGATGGCTATTGGAGTGTAAATTCAATGCTGACCTACGGTATGCCGTTTGATCCATTGCGCAGTAATCTTAACCTGAGCACAAACCTGAGCTACAGCCGTCTGCCGGGCATTTATAACGGAGCCAGACTGAATACAAACAGCTATAACGTAGCTCCGACGATGGTGATGAGTAGTAATATCAGTGAAAACCTTGACTTTACATTCTCGTATAATGCTTCATGGACGCTGTCAAACAGTACGAAGTCAAATACCTCATACCTGACACAGAATGCCGGATTTAAAATCGACTGGATCACATGGTTGGGAATGACGCTTGGTAGTCAGTTTAACTGGCAGGATTACACCGGATCGACAGAACCTTATTACCTGTGGAATGCCAGCCTGGGTAAGAAAATATTTAAAAACCAGAGGGGAGAGGTTAAGTTCCAAGCGTATGACCTGTTGCACCAGAATAAAGCAATCAGCCATACAATCGCAACTGCTTACGCGGAAGACGCAACGACTAATATACTGAAACCCTATTTCATGCTCTCGTTTGTATATGACCTAAGGGTATTCAATTCGAAATCATAA